In Enterobacter pseudoroggenkampii, one genomic interval encodes:
- the carB gene encoding carbamoyl-phosphate synthase large subunit — protein sequence MPKRTDIKSILILGAGPIVIGQACEFDYSGAQACKALREEGYRVILVNSNPATIMTDPEMADATYIEPIHWEVVRKIIEKERPDAVLPTMGGQTALNCALELERQGVLAEFGVTMIGATADAIDKAEDRRRFDVAMKKIGLDTARSGIAHNMEEALAVAADVGYPCIIRPSFTMGGTGGGIAYNREEFEEICERGLDLSPTKELLIDESLIGWKEYEMEVVRDKNDNCIIVCSIENFDAMGIHTGDSITVAPAQTLTDKEYQIMRNASMAVLREIGVETGGSNVQFSVNPKTGRLIVIEMNPRVSRSSALASKATGFPIAKVAAKLAVGYTLDELMNDITGGRTPASFEPSIDYVVTKIPRFNFEKFAGANDRLTTQMKSVGEVMAIGRTQQESLQKALRGLEVGATGFDPKVSLDDPEALTKIRRELKDAGAERIWYIADAFRAGLSVDGVFNLTNIDRWFLVQIEELVRLEEQVAELGITGLDADFLRVLKRKGFADARLAKLAGVREAEIRKLRDQYDLHPVYKRVDTCAAEFSTDTAYMYSTYEDECEANPSVDRDKIMVLGGGPNRIGQGIEFDYCCVHASLALREDGYETIMVNCNPETVSTDYDTSDRLYFEPVTLEDVLEIVRIEKPKGVIVQYGGQTPLKLARALEAAGVPVIGTSPDAIDRAEDRERFQQAVDRLKLKQPANATVTAIEMAVEKAKEIGYPLVVRPSYVLGGRAMEIVYDEADLRRYFQTAVSVSNDAPVLLDRFLDDAVEVDVDAICDGEMVLIGGIMEHIEQAGVHSGDSACSLPAYTLSQEIQDVMRQQVQKLAFELQVRGLMNVQFAVKDNEVYLIEVNPRAARTVPFVSKATGVPLAKVAARVMAGQTLAQQGVTKEIIPPYYSVKEVVLPFNKFPGVDPLLGPEMRSTGEVMGVGRTFAEAFAKAQLGSSSTMRKSGRALLSVREGDKERVVDLAAKLLKQGFELDATHGTAIVLGEAGINPRLVNKVHEGRPHIQDRIKNGEYTYIINTTAGRQAIEDSKLIRRSALQYKVHYDTTLNGGFATAMALNADATEKVISVQEMHAQISK from the coding sequence ATGCCAAAACGTACAGACATAAAAAGCATCCTGATCCTTGGCGCTGGCCCGATCGTGATCGGCCAGGCCTGTGAATTCGACTACTCCGGCGCGCAGGCGTGTAAAGCCCTGCGCGAAGAGGGTTACCGCGTTATCCTGGTGAACTCTAACCCGGCGACCATCATGACCGACCCGGAAATGGCTGATGCAACCTACATCGAGCCGATTCACTGGGAAGTGGTGCGTAAAATCATCGAGAAAGAGCGTCCGGACGCAGTGCTGCCAACCATGGGCGGCCAGACGGCGCTGAACTGTGCGCTGGAGCTGGAGCGTCAGGGCGTGCTGGCCGAGTTCGGCGTGACCATGATTGGTGCGACCGCCGACGCGATTGATAAAGCAGAAGACCGTCGCCGCTTCGACGTGGCGATGAAGAAAATCGGCCTCGACACCGCGCGCTCCGGTATCGCACACAACATGGAAGAAGCGCTGGCCGTTGCGGCTGACGTGGGCTATCCGTGCATCATCCGTCCATCGTTCACCATGGGCGGCACCGGCGGCGGCATCGCCTACAACCGCGAAGAGTTCGAAGAGATTTGCGAACGCGGTCTGGATCTCTCCCCAACCAAAGAGCTGCTGATTGATGAATCGCTGATTGGCTGGAAAGAGTACGAGATGGAAGTGGTGCGTGATAAAAACGACAACTGCATCATCGTCTGCTCTATCGAAAACTTCGATGCGATGGGTATCCACACCGGTGACTCCATCACCGTTGCGCCAGCTCAGACCCTGACCGACAAAGAGTATCAAATCATGCGTAACGCCTCGATGGCGGTACTGCGTGAAATCGGCGTGGAAACCGGCGGTTCTAACGTGCAGTTCTCCGTTAACCCGAAAACCGGCCGTCTGATTGTTATCGAAATGAACCCGCGCGTGTCCCGTTCCTCCGCGCTGGCCTCTAAAGCGACCGGCTTCCCGATTGCGAAAGTGGCGGCGAAACTGGCGGTGGGCTACACCCTCGACGAGCTGATGAACGACATCACCGGTGGCCGCACCCCTGCGTCCTTCGAGCCGTCCATCGACTACGTTGTCACCAAAATTCCACGCTTCAACTTCGAGAAATTTGCAGGCGCGAACGACCGTCTGACCACCCAGATGAAATCTGTCGGTGAAGTGATGGCGATTGGCCGCACGCAGCAGGAATCCCTGCAGAAAGCGCTGCGCGGTCTCGAAGTGGGCGCGACCGGCTTCGACCCGAAAGTGAGCCTGGACGACCCGGAAGCGCTGACGAAAATCCGCCGCGAGCTGAAGGACGCGGGCGCAGAGCGTATCTGGTACATCGCCGATGCCTTCCGTGCGGGGCTGTCCGTCGACGGCGTGTTCAACCTGACCAACATCGACCGCTGGTTCCTGGTGCAGATTGAAGAGCTGGTGCGTCTGGAAGAGCAGGTGGCTGAGCTGGGCATCACCGGCCTGGACGCTGACTTCCTGCGCGTGCTGAAGCGTAAAGGCTTCGCCGATGCGCGTCTGGCTAAGCTGGCGGGCGTGCGTGAAGCGGAAATCCGCAAGCTGCGCGACCAGTATGACCTGCACCCGGTCTACAAGCGCGTGGACACCTGCGCGGCAGAATTCTCGACCGACACCGCCTACATGTACTCCACCTATGAAGACGAGTGCGAAGCGAACCCGTCCGTCGACCGCGACAAGATTATGGTGCTGGGCGGCGGTCCAAACCGTATCGGCCAGGGTATTGAGTTCGACTACTGCTGCGTGCACGCCTCCCTGGCGCTGCGTGAAGACGGTTACGAGACCATCATGGTCAACTGTAACCCGGAAACCGTATCGACCGACTACGACACCTCTGACCGCCTCTACTTCGAGCCGGTAACCCTGGAAGACGTGCTGGAAATCGTGCGCATCGAGAAGCCAAAAGGCGTTATCGTGCAGTACGGCGGCCAGACCCCGCTGAAGCTGGCGCGCGCGCTGGAAGCTGCAGGCGTGCCGGTTATTGGTACCAGCCCGGATGCGATTGACCGTGCGGAAGACCGTGAGCGTTTCCAGCAGGCGGTTGACCGTCTGAAGCTGAAACAGCCGGCGAACGCCACCGTCACCGCCATTGAGATGGCCGTTGAGAAGGCGAAAGAGATTGGCTACCCGCTGGTGGTGCGTCCTTCGTACGTACTGGGCGGCCGCGCGATGGAAATCGTGTATGACGAAGCCGACCTGCGCCGCTACTTCCAGACCGCGGTAAGCGTGTCCAACGATGCGCCAGTGCTGCTCGACCGCTTCCTCGACGACGCGGTTGAAGTGGACGTGGACGCCATCTGCGACGGCGAAATGGTGCTGATTGGCGGCATCATGGAGCACATCGAGCAGGCAGGCGTACACTCCGGTGACTCAGCCTGTTCTCTGCCAGCCTACACGCTGAGTCAGGAGATTCAGGACGTGATGCGCCAGCAGGTGCAGAAGCTGGCCTTCGAGCTGCAGGTTCGCGGTCTGATGAACGTCCAGTTCGCGGTGAAAGACAACGAAGTCTACCTGATTGAAGTGAACCCGCGTGCGGCACGTACCGTACCGTTCGTCTCCAAAGCCACCGGCGTACCGCTGGCGAAAGTGGCGGCGCGCGTGATGGCGGGCCAGACGCTGGCGCAGCAAGGTGTGACCAAAGAGATCATTCCACCGTACTACTCGGTGAAAGAAGTGGTGCTGCCGTTCAACAAATTCCCGGGCGTTGACCCGCTGTTAGGGCCAGAAATGCGCTCTACCGGGGAAGTGATGGGCGTAGGCCGCACCTTCGCTGAAGCGTTCGCGAAGGCACAGCTGGGCAGTAGCTCCACCATGAGAAAATCAGGCCGTGCGCTGCTCTCCGTTCGTGAAGGCGACAAAGAGCGCGTGGTTGACCTGGCCGCCAAGCTGCTGAAACAGGGCTTCGAGCTGGATGCAACCCACGGTACGGCGATTGTGCTGGGCGAAGCCGGCATCAACCCGCGTCTGGTGAACAAGGTGCATGAAGGTCGTCCGCACATTCAGGATCGTATCAAGAATGGCGAATACACCTACATCATCAACACCACCGCAGGCCGCCAGGCGATCGAAGACTCCAAGCTGATTCGCCGCAGCGCGCTGCAGTACAAAGTGCACTACGACACCACCCTGAACGGCGGTTTCGCAACGGCCATGGCGCTGAACGCGGATGCTACCGAGAAGGTGATTTCAGTGCAGGAAATGCACGCGCAGATTAGCAAGTAA
- the carA gene encoding glutamine-hydrolyzing carbamoyl-phosphate synthase small subunit, whose protein sequence is MIKSALLVLEDGTQFIGRAIGATGSAVGEVVFNTSMTGYQEILTDPSYSRQIVTLTYPHIGNVGTNAADEESSQVHAQGLVIRDLPLIASNFRNTEDLSSYLKRHNIVAIADIDTRKLTRLLREKGAQNGCIIAGDNLDATLALEKAKAFPGLNGMDLAKEVTTAEAYSWTQGSWTLSGDLPEAKKESELPFHVVAYDFGAKRNILRMLVDRGCRLTVVPAQTSAEDVLKMNPDGIFLSNGPGDPAPCDYAIAAIKSFLETDIPVFGICLGHQLLALASGANTVKMKFGHHGGNHPVKDIDNNTVMITAQNHGFAVDEASMPANLRVTHKSLFDGTLQGIHRTDKPAFSFQGHPEASPGPHDAAPLFDHFIELIEQYRKTAK, encoded by the coding sequence TTGATTAAGTCAGCGCTATTGGTTCTGGAAGACGGAACCCAGTTTATCGGTCGGGCCATAGGGGCAACGGGTTCGGCGGTTGGGGAAGTCGTTTTCAATACTTCAATGACCGGTTATCAAGAAATCCTCACTGATCCTTCCTATTCTCGCCAAATCGTTACTCTTACTTATCCTCATATCGGCAATGTCGGCACCAATGCTGCTGACGAAGAATCTTCTCAGGTACATGCGCAAGGCCTGGTCATTCGCGACCTGCCGCTGATTGCCAGCAATTTCCGCAATACCGAAGACCTCTCTTCTTACCTGAAGCGCCATAACATCGTGGCGATTGCCGATATCGATACCCGTAAGTTAACGCGTCTGCTGCGCGAGAAAGGTGCACAGAACGGCTGCATCATCGCGGGTGATAACCTCGATGCGACGCTGGCGCTGGAAAAAGCGAAAGCCTTCCCGGGCCTGAACGGCATGGACCTGGCGAAAGAAGTGACTACCGCTGAAGCCTACAGCTGGACTCAGGGTAGCTGGACGCTTTCAGGCGACCTGCCGGAAGCGAAAAAAGAGAGCGAGCTGCCGTTCCACGTGGTGGCCTACGATTTCGGCGCCAAGCGCAACATCCTGCGCATGCTGGTTGACCGCGGCTGCCGCCTGACGGTGGTGCCGGCACAAACGTCTGCCGAAGACGTGCTGAAGATGAATCCGGACGGTATTTTCCTGTCCAACGGCCCTGGCGACCCGGCGCCGTGCGATTACGCTATCGCCGCCATTAAGTCCTTCCTGGAAACCGACATCCCGGTATTCGGCATCTGTCTCGGCCATCAGCTGCTGGCCCTGGCGAGCGGTGCGAACACCGTTAAGATGAAGTTCGGCCACCACGGTGGTAACCACCCGGTGAAAGACATCGATAACAACACGGTGATGATCACCGCGCAGAACCACGGCTTTGCCGTCGATGAAGCCTCAATGCCGGCTAACCTGCGCGTGACCCACAAGTCGCTGTTCGATGGCACCCTGCAGGGCATCCACCGTACCGATAAGCCAGCGTTCAGCTTCCAGGGCCACCCGGAAGCCAGCCCGGGCCCACACGACGCCGCGCCGCTGTTCGATCACTTCATCGAACTTATCGAGCAATACCGTAAGACCGCTAAATAA
- the dapB gene encoding 4-hydroxy-tetrahydrodipicolinate reductase has translation MHDAQIRVAIAGAGGRMGRQLIQAALQMDGVALGAALEREGSSLLGTDAGELAGAGHTGVTVQSSLEAVKEDFDVFIDFTRPEGTLTHLAFCRQHGKGMVIGTTGFDDAGKQAIQDASKEIAIVFAANFSVGVNVMLKLLEKAAKVMGNYTDIEIVEAHHRYKVDAPSGTALAMGEAIAHALDKDLKECAVYTREGHTGERVPGTIGFATVRAGDIVGEHTAMFADIGERVEITHKASSRMTFANGAVRSALWLKNKKDGLFDMRDVLDLNNL, from the coding sequence ATGCATGATGCACAGATCCGTGTCGCCATTGCGGGCGCGGGTGGACGTATGGGCCGTCAGCTTATTCAGGCGGCTCTTCAGATGGATGGCGTCGCGCTTGGCGCGGCCCTGGAGCGTGAAGGTTCTTCACTTCTGGGGACCGATGCCGGTGAGCTGGCGGGCGCAGGCCACACGGGCGTTACCGTGCAAAGCAGCCTGGAGGCGGTAAAAGAGGACTTCGATGTCTTCATCGATTTTACCCGCCCGGAAGGGACGCTCACGCATCTGGCGTTTTGCCGTCAGCACGGCAAGGGGATGGTGATCGGCACCACCGGTTTTGACGACGCGGGCAAGCAGGCTATCCAGGATGCATCAAAAGAGATTGCGATTGTCTTCGCCGCAAACTTCAGCGTGGGCGTTAACGTCATGCTGAAGCTGCTGGAGAAGGCCGCGAAGGTGATGGGCAACTATACCGATATTGAGATCGTAGAAGCTCACCACCGTTACAAAGTTGATGCGCCATCAGGTACGGCGCTGGCGATGGGCGAAGCGATTGCGCATGCACTCGATAAAGATTTAAAAGAGTGCGCGGTCTATACCCGCGAAGGTCACACCGGCGAACGCGTACCGGGCACCATTGGTTTCGCCACCGTGCGAGCGGGTGACATTGTCGGCGAACACACGGCGATGTTCGCCGATATTGGTGAACGTGTCGAGATTACGCATAAAGCCTCCAGCCGAATGACATTTGCTAACGGCGCCGTACGCTCCGCTTTGTGGCTGAAAAATAAGAAAGATGGCCTTTTTGATATGCGAGATGTGCTCGATCTCAACAATTTGTAA
- the ispH gene encoding 4-hydroxy-3-methylbut-2-enyl diphosphate reductase: MQILLANPRGFCAGVDRAISIVENALEIYGAPIYVRHEVVHNRYVVDSLRERGAIFIEQISEVPDGAILIFSAHGVSQAVRNEAKSRDLTVFDATCPLVTKVHMEVARASRRGEESILIGHAGHPEVEGTMGQYSNPEGGMYLVESPEDVLTLNVKNEARLSFMTQTTLSVDDTSDVIDALRQRFPKIVGPRKDDICYATTNRQEAVRALAEQADVVLVVGSKNSSNSNRLAELAQRMGKAAFLIDDASDIQEAWVKHAACVGVTAGASAPDILVQNVISRLQELGGGEAVPLEGREENIVFEVPKELRIDAREVE; encoded by the coding sequence ATGCAGATCCTGTTGGCTAACCCGCGCGGCTTTTGCGCCGGTGTAGACCGCGCTATCAGCATTGTTGAAAACGCGCTGGAGATTTACGGCGCGCCGATTTATGTACGTCACGAAGTGGTGCATAACCGCTACGTGGTTGACAGCCTGCGCGAGCGCGGCGCCATCTTTATTGAGCAGATCAGCGAAGTGCCGGACGGTGCAATCCTGATCTTCTCCGCGCACGGCGTCTCCCAGGCGGTACGTAACGAAGCGAAAAGCCGCGATCTGACCGTATTCGATGCCACCTGTCCACTGGTGACCAAGGTGCATATGGAAGTGGCGCGCGCCAGCCGTCGTGGTGAAGAGTCGATTCTGATTGGCCATGCCGGTCATCCGGAAGTTGAAGGCACCATGGGCCAGTACAGCAACCCGGAAGGGGGGATGTATCTGGTCGAGTCGCCTGAAGATGTCCTGACGCTGAACGTGAAAAATGAAGCCCGTCTGTCGTTTATGACCCAGACGACGCTCTCCGTAGACGATACCTCAGACGTGATTGACGCCCTGCGTCAGCGCTTCCCGAAAATCGTCGGTCCGCGTAAAGATGATATCTGCTATGCGACCACTAACCGTCAGGAAGCGGTGCGCGCACTGGCTGAACAGGCGGATGTGGTGCTGGTGGTCGGCTCCAAAAACTCGTCTAACTCCAATCGCCTGGCCGAACTGGCGCAGCGCATGGGGAAGGCAGCGTTCCTGATTGATGACGCGTCGGATATTCAGGAAGCGTGGGTTAAGCATGCGGCCTGTGTCGGCGTGACGGCCGGGGCGTCTGCGCCAGATATTCTGGTTCAGAACGTCATTTCCCGTTTGCAGGAGCTGGGCGGTGGCGAAGCGGTGCCGCTGGAAGGACGTGAGGAGAACATCGTTTTCGAAGTCCCGAAAGAACTGCGCATTGATGCCCGCGAAGTCGAATAG
- the fkpB gene encoding FKBP-type peptidyl-prolyl cis-trans isomerase: MSKSVQSNSAVLVHFTLKLDDGSTAESTRNNGKPALFRLGDTSLSEGLEQQLLGLKEGEKKAFSLEPDAAFGVPSPDLIQYFSRREFMDAGEPEIGAIMLFTAMDGSEMPGVIREINGDSITVDFNHPLAGRTVHFDVEVLEIDPALEA; this comes from the coding sequence ATGTCTAAATCCGTACAGAGCAACAGCGCGGTTCTCGTTCACTTCACGCTGAAGCTGGATGATGGCTCAACGGCCGAATCCACCCGCAATAACGGCAAACCGGCCCTGTTTCGTCTTGGCGATACTTCCCTGTCTGAAGGTCTTGAGCAGCAGCTTCTCGGTCTGAAAGAGGGTGAGAAAAAAGCCTTTTCGCTGGAGCCGGATGCCGCGTTTGGCGTGCCAAGTCCCGATCTGATCCAGTATTTCTCGCGCCGTGAGTTCATGGACGCGGGCGAACCGGAAATCGGGGCGATTATGCTCTTTACCGCTATGGACGGCAGCGAAATGCCTGGCGTGATCCGCGAAATCAACGGCGACTCGATTACCGTTGATTTCAACCATCCGCTTGCCGGGCGTACCGTTCATTTTGATGTTGAAGTGCTGGAAATCGATCCTGCACTGGAGGCCTGA
- the lspA gene encoding signal peptidase II — MSKTLCSTGLRWLWLVVVVLIIDLGSKFLILQNFALGETVPLFPSLNLHYARNYGAAFSFLADSGGWQRWFFAGIALGICVILAVLMYRSKATQKLNNIAYALIIGGALGNLFDRLWHGFVVDMIDFYVGDWHFATFNLADSAICIGAALIVLEGFLPKPAAKEQA, encoded by the coding sequence ATGAGTAAAACTCTCTGTTCAACAGGACTGCGCTGGCTGTGGCTGGTTGTGGTGGTGCTGATTATCGATCTGGGCAGCAAGTTCCTGATCCTCCAGAATTTTGCTCTGGGGGAGACGGTCCCGCTGTTCCCGTCACTTAACCTGCACTACGCACGTAACTACGGCGCAGCGTTCAGTTTCCTTGCCGATAGCGGTGGCTGGCAGCGCTGGTTCTTTGCGGGTATCGCTCTTGGTATCTGCGTGATCCTGGCTGTGCTGATGTACCGCTCGAAGGCGACGCAAAAGCTGAATAACATCGCCTACGCGCTGATCATTGGCGGCGCGCTGGGCAACCTGTTTGACCGCCTGTGGCACGGCTTTGTGGTCGATATGATCGACTTCTACGTCGGCGACTGGCACTTCGCGACCTTTAACCTCGCCGATAGCGCAATTTGCATCGGTGCGGCGTTAATCGTGCTGGAAGGCTTCCTGCCGAAACCCGCCGCGAAAGAGCAGGCGTAA
- the ileS gene encoding isoleucine--tRNA ligase, translated as MSDYKSTLNLPETGFPMRGDLAKREPGMLARWTDDDLYGIIRAAKKGKKSFILHDGPPYANGSIHIGHSVNKILKDIIVKSKGLAGYDSPYVPGWDCHGLPIELKVEQEFGKPGEKFTAAEFRAKCREYAATQVDGQRADFIRLGVLGDWSHPYLTMDFKTEANIIRALGKIIGNGHLHKGAKPVHWCVDCRSALAEAEVEYYDKTSPSIDVAFQAVDQDAVKAKFGVSSVNGPISLVIWTTTPWTLPANRAISLSGEFEYALVQVEGQAVILAKDLVESVLKRAHITDYTVLGTVKGDALELMRFKHPFLDFDVPAILGDHVTLEAGTGAVHTAGGHGPDDYNISLKYGLEIANPVGPDGSYLPGTYPALDGINVFKANDIIVDMLRTSGALLHVEKMQHSYPCCWRHKTPIIFRATPQWFVSMDQKGLREQSLKEIKGVQWIPDWGQARIESMVANRPDWCISRQRTWGVPMSLFVHKETQELHPNTLELMEEVAKRVEVDGIQAWWDLDARDILGADADSYEKVPDTLDVWFDSGSTHSSVVDVRPEFAGHAADMYLEGSDQHRGWFMSSLMISTAMKGKAPYRQVLTHGFTVDGQGRKMSKSIGNTVSPQDVMNKLGADILRLWVASTDYTGEMAVSDEILKRAADSYRRIRNTARFLLANLNGFDPAKDMVKPEEMVVLDRWAVGCAKAAQEDILKAYESYDFHEVVQRLMRFCSIEMGSFYLDIIKDRQYTAKADSVARRSCQTALFHIAEALVRWMAPIMSFTADEIWGYLPGDREKYVFTGEWYEDLFDLSSTEAMNDAFWDELLKVRGEVNKVIEQARADKKVGGSLEAAVTLYAEPELAAKLTALGDELRFVLLTSGAKVADYAEASADAQQSELLKGLKVALSKADGEKCPRCWHYTTDVGQVAEHADICGRCVSNVAGDGEKRKFA; from the coding sequence ATGAGTGACTATAAATCAACCCTGAATTTGCCGGAAACAGGGTTCCCGATGCGCGGCGATCTCGCCAAGCGCGAACCGGGAATGCTGGCGCGTTGGACCGATGATGACCTGTACGGCATCATTCGTGCAGCCAAAAAAGGCAAAAAATCCTTCATTCTGCATGATGGCCCTCCATATGCGAATGGCAGCATTCATATTGGTCACTCGGTTAACAAGATTCTGAAAGACATTATCGTGAAGTCCAAAGGCCTCGCGGGATATGACTCGCCTTACGTTCCGGGCTGGGACTGCCACGGTCTGCCAATCGAGCTGAAAGTGGAGCAAGAGTTTGGCAAGCCGGGTGAGAAGTTCACCGCCGCCGAGTTCCGTGCGAAGTGCCGCGAATACGCCGCTACGCAGGTTGACGGTCAGCGCGCTGACTTCATCCGTCTGGGCGTGCTGGGCGACTGGTCGCACCCGTACCTGACCATGGACTTCAAAACCGAAGCCAACATCATTCGTGCGCTGGGTAAAATTATCGGTAACGGCCACCTGCACAAAGGCGCTAAGCCGGTGCACTGGTGCGTGGACTGCCGCTCTGCGCTGGCAGAAGCGGAAGTGGAGTATTACGACAAAACCTCTCCATCTATCGACGTGGCCTTCCAGGCCGTCGATCAGGATGCGGTGAAAGCCAAATTTGGCGTCTCCTCAGTAAACGGCCCAATCTCGCTGGTGATCTGGACCACCACCCCGTGGACCCTGCCTGCGAACCGCGCGATCTCCCTGTCCGGTGAGTTCGAATACGCGCTGGTTCAGGTTGAAGGTCAGGCGGTTATCCTGGCGAAAGATCTGGTTGAAAGCGTGCTGAAGCGTGCGCATATCACCGACTACACCGTGCTGGGCACCGTGAAAGGTGACGCGCTGGAGCTGATGCGCTTCAAGCACCCGTTCCTGGACTTCGACGTTCCGGCGATTCTGGGCGACCACGTGACGCTGGAAGCGGGTACCGGTGCGGTGCATACCGCCGGTGGCCACGGTCCTGACGACTACAACATCAGCCTGAAGTACGGTCTTGAAATCGCTAACCCGGTGGGCCCGGACGGATCTTACCTGCCTGGCACCTACCCGGCGCTGGACGGCATCAACGTCTTCAAAGCGAACGACATCATCGTCGACATGCTGCGCACCAGCGGCGCGTTGCTGCACGTTGAAAAAATGCAGCACAGCTATCCGTGCTGCTGGCGTCACAAGACCCCGATCATCTTCCGTGCGACCCCGCAGTGGTTCGTCAGCATGGATCAGAAGGGCCTGCGCGAGCAGTCTCTGAAAGAGATCAAAGGCGTGCAGTGGATCCCTGACTGGGGCCAGGCGCGTATCGAATCCATGGTGGCTAACCGTCCTGACTGGTGTATCTCCCGTCAGCGTACCTGGGGCGTACCGATGTCTCTGTTCGTACATAAAGAGACGCAGGAGCTGCACCCGAACACCCTGGAACTGATGGAAGAAGTGGCGAAGCGCGTCGAAGTTGACGGCATTCAGGCGTGGTGGGATCTCGACGCCCGCGACATCCTGGGCGCTGACGCTGACAGCTACGAGAAAGTGCCGGATACCCTGGACGTGTGGTTTGATTCCGGATCGACCCACTCCTCCGTGGTTGACGTGCGTCCGGAGTTTGCTGGCCACGCTGCCGATATGTATCTGGAAGGCTCTGACCAACACCGCGGCTGGTTCATGTCATCTCTGATGATCTCTACCGCCATGAAGGGTAAAGCGCCTTACCGTCAGGTACTGACTCACGGCTTCACCGTGGATGGTCAGGGCCGTAAGATGTCCAAATCTATCGGTAACACCGTTTCTCCGCAGGACGTGATGAACAAGCTGGGCGCAGACATTCTGCGTCTGTGGGTGGCGTCGACCGACTACACCGGCGAAATGGCGGTATCTGACGAGATCCTGAAACGTGCTGCCGACAGCTATCGTCGTATCCGTAACACCGCGCGCTTCCTGCTGGCGAACCTGAACGGGTTCGATCCGGCAAAAGACATGGTGAAACCGGAAGAGATGGTCGTGCTGGACCGCTGGGCGGTAGGCTGCGCGAAAGCGGCGCAGGAAGATATCCTGAAGGCCTATGAGTCTTATGACTTCCACGAAGTGGTGCAGCGCCTGATGCGCTTCTGCTCCATTGAGATGGGCTCGTTCTACCTCGACATCATCAAAGACCGCCAGTACACCGCGAAAGCGGATAGCGTGGCGCGTCGTAGCTGCCAGACCGCGCTGTTCCATATCGCAGAAGCGCTGGTACGCTGGATGGCGCCGATCATGTCCTTCACCGCGGATGAAATCTGGGGTTACCTGCCGGGCGATCGTGAGAAGTATGTCTTCACCGGCGAGTGGTACGAAGATCTGTTCGACCTCTCCAGCACCGAAGCGATGAACGATGCCTTCTGGGACGAGCTGCTGAAAGTGCGTGGCGAAGTGAACAAGGTTATCGAGCAGGCGCGTGCAGACAAGAAAGTCGGCGGCTCTCTGGAAGCAGCAGTCACGCTGTACGCTGAACCGGAGCTGGCGGCGAAGCTGACGGCGCTGGGCGATGAATTACGATTTGTCCTGTTGACCTCCGGTGCGAAAGTTGCGGATTATGCCGAGGCTTCTGCTGATGCTCAGCAGAGCGAACTGCTCAAAGGACTGAAAGTCGCGCTGAGCAAAGCCGACGGTGAGAAATGCCCGCGCTGCTGGCATTACACCACCGATGTCGGTCAGGTGGCGGAACACGCAGACATCTGCGGACGCTGTGTAAGCAACGTCGCCGGTGACGGCGAAAAACGTAAGTTTGCCTGA
- the ribF gene encoding bifunctional riboflavin kinase/FAD synthetase produces MKLIRGIHNLSSAPHGCVLTIGNFDGVHRGHQALLQGLRKEGEARGLPVVVMIFEPQPLELFAGDKSPARLTRLREKLRYLAESGVDYVLCVRFDRRFAALTAQNFVSDLLVKRLGVQFLAVGDDFRFGAGRQGDFLLLQKAGLEYGFDVTSAMTFCEGGVRVSSTAVRRALADDELETAETLLGHPFTISGRVVHGDALGRTIGFPTANIPLRRQVSPVKGVYAVEVAGLGDKPFYGVANIGTRPTVAGVRQQLEVHLLDVVMDLYGRHIDVILRKKIRNEQRFGSLDELKAQIARDELTAREFFGL; encoded by the coding sequence ATGAAGCTGATACGCGGCATACATAATCTCAGTAGCGCGCCACACGGGTGCGTGCTGACCATTGGTAATTTCGACGGCGTGCATCGTGGTCATCAGGCGCTGTTGCAGGGATTGCGTAAAGAAGGGGAGGCCCGTGGCCTGCCCGTTGTGGTGATGATTTTCGAACCGCAGCCGCTGGAGCTGTTCGCGGGTGATAAATCTCCCGCCCGTCTCACTCGCCTGCGCGAGAAGTTGCGCTACCTGGCAGAGTCCGGTGTGGACTACGTATTGTGTGTACGTTTCGATCGCCGCTTTGCCGCGCTGACAGCACAAAATTTTGTCAGCGACCTGCTGGTTAAGCGTCTTGGCGTACAGTTTCTCGCCGTGGGCGATGATTTCCGCTTTGGCGCTGGTCGTCAGGGCGATTTCTTGCTATTACAGAAGGCTGGTCTGGAGTACGGGTTTGACGTCACCAGCGCGATGACCTTCTGTGAGGGCGGCGTGCGCGTCAGCAGCACGGCGGTTCGCCGGGCACTGGCCGATGACGAGCTGGAGACGGCGGAAACCCTGCTGGGGCATCCGTTCACCATCTCTGGCCGCGTGGTCCATGGCGATGCGCTGGGCCGCACGATAGGCTTCCCGACGGCGAATATACCGCTGCGTCGTCAGGTTTCCCCGGTTAAAGGGGTGTATGCGGTGGAAGTGGCAGGACTGGGCGATAAGCCGTTTTACGGCGTCGCCAATATTGGCACGCGTCCGACCGTCGCCGGTGTGCGTCAACAGCTGGAAGTGCACCTGCTGGACGTTGTAATGGACCTGTATGGTCGCCATATAGATGTGATACTGCGTAAAAAAATACGCAACGAGCAGCGATTTGGTTCGCTGGATGAACTCAAAGCGCAAATTGCGCGAGATGAATTGACGGCCCGCGAGTTTTTTGGGCTTTGA